Proteins encoded in a region of the Phaenicophaeus curvirostris isolate KB17595 chromosome 1, BPBGC_Pcur_1.0, whole genome shotgun sequence genome:
- the SLC38A2 gene encoding sodium-coupled neutral amino acid symporter 2 isoform X2, translating to MILLLFVSIVSLYSVHLLLKTANEGGSLLYEQLGMKAFGMAGKLAASGSITMQNIGAMSSYLFIVKYELPLVIKTFLNVEETAGEWYLNGDYLVLLVSVILILPLSLLKNLGYLGYTSGFSLLCMVFFLIVVIWKMFQIPCPMDSDIMNVTLVNVTLAPLVHENITSDDMCKPKYFIFNSQTVYAVPILTFSFVCHPAILPIYEELKGRSRKRMMNVSYVSFFAMFLMYLLAALFGYLTFYGNVEPELLHTYSAYLGADILLLIVRLAVLMAVTLTVPVVIFPIRSSITQLLWAGKEFRWWRHCSITVALLAFTNVLVIFVPTIRDIFGFIGASAAAMLIFILPSAFYIKLVKKEPMKSVQKIGAAFFFLSGILVMTGCMTLIILDWTHNVPSDGH from the exons AT GATACTCCTGCTGTTTGTGTCAATagtttctttgtattctgtgcaTCTCCTTTTGAAGACTGCCAATGAAGGAG gATCGTTATTGTACGAACAGTTGGGAATGAAAGCGTTTGGTATGGCTGGAAAACTTGCTGCTTCTGGATCAATTACAATGCAGAATATTGGAG CTATGTCAAGCTACCTCTTCATAGTGAAATATGAGTTACCATTGGTCATCAAGACATTTTTGAACGTCGAAGAGACCGCAGG AGAATGGTATCTCAATGGTGACTATTTAGTGCTGCTGGTGTCTGTCATCCTCATTCTTCCCCTGTCCTTACTGAAAAATTTAG GTTATTTGGGCTATACCAGCGgcttttccttactttgcaTGGTCTTCTTTCTGATTGTT GTAATCTGGAAGATGTTTCAGATTCCTTGTCCTATGGACAGTGACATCATGAACGTGACATTAGTAAATGTGACACTGGCACCTTTGGTACATGAAAACATAACAAGTGATGATATGTGCAAACCAAAGTATTTCATCTTCAATTCACAG actgTCTACGCCGTCCCAATcctaacattttcttttgtctgccATCCTGCAATTCTTCCTATCTATGAAGAACTGAAAGG CCGAAGCCGTAAAAGAATGATGAATGTGTCCTATGTATCTTTTTTTGCCATGTTCCTCATGTATTTATTGGCTGCTCTCTTTGGATACCTGACATTTTATG GAAATGTTGAGCCAGAACTGCTTCATACCTACTCTGCTTATCTGGGTGCTGATATTCTTCTTCTTATTGTACGTCTTGCTGTACTTATGGCTGTGACCCTTACTGTACCTGTAGTTATTTTCCca ATCCGCAGTTCCATTACCCAGCTGTTGTGGGCAGGGAAGGAGTTTAGATGGTGGCGTCACTGTTCCATTACAGTTGCTCTTCTGGCGTTTACCAATGTGCTTGTTATCTTTGTCCCTACTATCCGAGACATCTTTGGATTCATTG GTGCATCTGCAGCTGCCATGCTGATTTTTATACTTCCTTCTGCCTTCTACATCAAATTAGTGAAGAAGGAGCCAATGAAGTCAGTGCAAAAGATTGGG gcTGCATTCTTCTTTCTAAGTGGCATACTTGTGATGACTGGGTGTATGACGCTGATTATTCTAGACTGGACCCACAATGTTCCATCTGATGGCCATTAA
- the SLC38A2 gene encoding sodium-coupled neutral amino acid symporter 2 isoform X1, whose product MSSAEMGKFNISPDEDSSSYSSNSNDFSYPYPTKPAAMKSHYADIDPENQNFLLDSNLGKKKYETQYHPGTTSFGMSVFNLSNAIVGSGILGLSYAMANTGIALFVILLLFVSIVSLYSVHLLLKTANEGGSLLYEQLGMKAFGMAGKLAASGSITMQNIGAMSSYLFIVKYELPLVIKTFLNVEETAGEWYLNGDYLVLLVSVILILPLSLLKNLGYLGYTSGFSLLCMVFFLIVVIWKMFQIPCPMDSDIMNVTLVNVTLAPLVHENITSDDMCKPKYFIFNSQTVYAVPILTFSFVCHPAILPIYEELKGRSRKRMMNVSYVSFFAMFLMYLLAALFGYLTFYGNVEPELLHTYSAYLGADILLLIVRLAVLMAVTLTVPVVIFPIRSSITQLLWAGKEFRWWRHCSITVALLAFTNVLVIFVPTIRDIFGFIGASAAAMLIFILPSAFYIKLVKKEPMKSVQKIGAAFFFLSGILVMTGCMTLIILDWTHNVPSDGH is encoded by the exons ATGAGCTCCGCCGAGATGGGCAAGTTCAACATCTCCCCCGACGAGGACAGCAGCAGCTACAGCTCCAACAGCAACGACTTCAGCTACCCCTACCCCACCAAGCCGGCTGCCATGAAGAG CCACTATGCGGATATCGATCcagaaaaccaaaatttttTGCTCGACTCCAAtcttggaaagaagaaatatgaaacGCAGTAT cATCCGGGTACTACTTCCTTTGGAATGTCAGTATTTAATCTGAGCAATGCTATTGTGGGTAGTGGCATCCTTGGTCTTTCTTATGCCATGGCTAACACTGGAATTGCTCTTTTTGT GATACTCCTGCTGTTTGTGTCAATagtttctttgtattctgtgcaTCTCCTTTTGAAGACTGCCAATGAAGGAG gATCGTTATTGTACGAACAGTTGGGAATGAAAGCGTTTGGTATGGCTGGAAAACTTGCTGCTTCTGGATCAATTACAATGCAGAATATTGGAG CTATGTCAAGCTACCTCTTCATAGTGAAATATGAGTTACCATTGGTCATCAAGACATTTTTGAACGTCGAAGAGACCGCAGG AGAATGGTATCTCAATGGTGACTATTTAGTGCTGCTGGTGTCTGTCATCCTCATTCTTCCCCTGTCCTTACTGAAAAATTTAG GTTATTTGGGCTATACCAGCGgcttttccttactttgcaTGGTCTTCTTTCTGATTGTT GTAATCTGGAAGATGTTTCAGATTCCTTGTCCTATGGACAGTGACATCATGAACGTGACATTAGTAAATGTGACACTGGCACCTTTGGTACATGAAAACATAACAAGTGATGATATGTGCAAACCAAAGTATTTCATCTTCAATTCACAG actgTCTACGCCGTCCCAATcctaacattttcttttgtctgccATCCTGCAATTCTTCCTATCTATGAAGAACTGAAAGG CCGAAGCCGTAAAAGAATGATGAATGTGTCCTATGTATCTTTTTTTGCCATGTTCCTCATGTATTTATTGGCTGCTCTCTTTGGATACCTGACATTTTATG GAAATGTTGAGCCAGAACTGCTTCATACCTACTCTGCTTATCTGGGTGCTGATATTCTTCTTCTTATTGTACGTCTTGCTGTACTTATGGCTGTGACCCTTACTGTACCTGTAGTTATTTTCCca ATCCGCAGTTCCATTACCCAGCTGTTGTGGGCAGGGAAGGAGTTTAGATGGTGGCGTCACTGTTCCATTACAGTTGCTCTTCTGGCGTTTACCAATGTGCTTGTTATCTTTGTCCCTACTATCCGAGACATCTTTGGATTCATTG GTGCATCTGCAGCTGCCATGCTGATTTTTATACTTCCTTCTGCCTTCTACATCAAATTAGTGAAGAAGGAGCCAATGAAGTCAGTGCAAAAGATTGGG gcTGCATTCTTCTTTCTAAGTGGCATACTTGTGATGACTGGGTGTATGACGCTGATTATTCTAGACTGGACCCACAATGTTCCATCTGATGGCCATTAA